In Pseudofrankia saprophytica, one genomic interval encodes:
- a CDS encoding SDR family NAD(P)-dependent oxidoreductase: MSGRLAGRTALITGAGSGLGRESALLFAAEGANVVVTDLVPARVDRVVTEVLAAGGVAVGAKTDVREAQECVDAVALAVDTYGRLDILMCSAGVPEEGFGTKAFEDISIEGFTSMLATNLTGVFLAARAAVPVMKGQRRGTILAVSSMAGFVAYPGFPGYAAAKHGVNGLVKGMSLSLGAYGIRANALCPAHGMSINFSMPPDAEVLGRSYEEMQPWDPTATSIPLKLDRPPSLRDNAGVALFLVSDESAYMSGVCLPATDGGNLARTSIIFPGDLGGEAGVLPEALR, encoded by the coding sequence GTGAGCGGCCGGCTCGCGGGCAGGACGGCGCTCATCACCGGCGCCGGTTCGGGCCTCGGGCGGGAGTCCGCGCTGCTGTTCGCGGCCGAGGGAGCGAACGTCGTCGTCACCGATCTCGTGCCGGCGCGGGTCGACCGCGTCGTCACCGAGGTCCTGGCGGCCGGCGGCGTCGCCGTCGGCGCGAAGACCGACGTACGCGAGGCGCAGGAGTGTGTCGACGCGGTCGCGCTGGCGGTGGACACCTACGGGCGCCTCGACATCCTCATGTGCTCGGCCGGGGTGCCCGAGGAGGGCTTCGGCACGAAGGCCTTCGAGGACATCTCGATCGAGGGCTTCACCTCCATGCTCGCCACGAACCTGACCGGGGTGTTCCTCGCGGCGCGCGCGGCGGTGCCGGTGATGAAGGGGCAACGCCGCGGCACGATCCTGGCGGTCTCGTCGATGGCCGGCTTCGTCGCCTACCCGGGCTTCCCCGGCTACGCCGCGGCCAAGCACGGCGTCAACGGGCTGGTCAAGGGCATGTCGCTGTCGCTCGGCGCCTATGGCATCCGGGCGAACGCGCTCTGCCCTGCCCACGGCATGAGCATCAACTTCTCGATGCCGCCGGACGCGGAGGTGCTCGGCAGGAGCTACGAGGAGATGCAGCCCTGGGACCCGACCGCGACGTCGATCCCGCTCAAGCTCGACCGGCCACCGTCGCTGCGCGACAACGCGGGCGTGGCGCTGTTCCTGGTCAGCGACGAGTCCGCCTACATGTCCGGGGTGTGCCTGCCAGCCACCGACGGTGGCAACCTCGCCCGAACGTCGATCATCTTCCCCGGTGACCTGGGCGGTGAGGCCGGCGTGCTACCGGAGGCCCTCCGCTAG
- a CDS encoding LLM class F420-dependent oxidoreductase, translating to MKIDASLGKDISATKAGARTIEDTGYDGMWIGETRHDPFLQALHAVDATDAATVGTAIAIAFARTPMTLANSAFDLARYSRGRFVLGLGSQVRPHIERRFSMPWSHPAPRMREFVLAMRAIWAAWQDGTPLDFRGDFYTHTLMTPFFAPPPHEFGPPPVFVAGVGELMTEVAGEVADGFFVHPFTTRRYLDEVTLPALERGRARTGRSLEGFTVCGPSFVTVGRDERELAVAVKGTKDQIAFYASTPAYRPVLDVHGWGDLQPELTRLSKQGRWSNMGDLITDEMLHEFSVVGTPADVGKGLRAKLTRVSTRVSFYATYESDPAVWPEVLSALR from the coding sequence ATGAAGATCGACGCCAGCCTCGGCAAGGACATCTCGGCCACGAAGGCGGGCGCCCGCACGATCGAGGACACCGGCTATGACGGGATGTGGATCGGCGAGACCAGGCACGACCCGTTCCTGCAGGCCCTGCACGCCGTCGACGCAACCGACGCGGCCACCGTCGGCACGGCCATCGCGATCGCGTTCGCGCGCACCCCGATGACGCTCGCGAACAGCGCGTTCGACCTCGCCCGCTACTCTCGCGGTCGCTTCGTCCTGGGCCTCGGCTCGCAGGTCAGGCCACACATCGAGCGCAGGTTCTCGATGCCGTGGTCGCACCCGGCGCCGCGGATGCGCGAGTTCGTGCTGGCGATGAGGGCGATCTGGGCGGCCTGGCAGGACGGCACCCCGTTGGACTTCCGCGGCGACTTCTACACGCACACGCTGATGACGCCGTTCTTCGCGCCGCCGCCGCACGAGTTCGGGCCCCCGCCCGTGTTTGTCGCCGGCGTCGGGGAGCTCATGACCGAGGTGGCCGGCGAGGTCGCCGACGGGTTCTTCGTGCATCCGTTCACCACCCGGCGCTACCTCGACGAGGTCACCCTCCCCGCGCTGGAACGCGGCCGCGCCAGGACGGGCAGGAGTCTCGAGGGCTTCACCGTCTGTGGGCCGTCCTTCGTCACCGTCGGGCGCGACGAGCGGGAGCTGGCAGTGGCGGTGAAGGGCACGAAGGACCAGATCGCGTTCTACGCCTCGACGCCCGCCTACCGCCCGGTGCTGGACGTACACGGCTGGGGCGACCTGCAGCCCGAACTGACACGGCTGTCCAAGCAGGGACGCTGGTCGAACATGGGCGACCTGATCACCGACGAGATGCTGCACGAGTTCAGCGTCGTGGGGACACCTGCCGACGTCGGCAAGGGTCTACGCGCGAAGCTGACGCGGGTGTCGACCCGCGTCTCCTTCTACGCGACCTACGAGTCGGACCCGGCGGTCTGGCCCGAGGTGCTGTCCGCGCTGCGCTGA
- a CDS encoding aldehyde dehydrogenase family protein, whose product MALDAEPEGRLYIGGQFREAAAGGRFDVLNPADETLVGTAADAQAEDVAAAVAAARRGADETSWASDHTLRQRVLRQLQEGLRKEAAAARRLQVAEAGTVVANIGNHIDVMTEDMTFFNDLIGRFPWETDVGVHQGVGLPSNRRVRYEPYGVVGAITPWNAPFMTDIWKIQHALATGNTIVLKTAPDTPLTGALIAQVAHEHTEIPPGVLNVISSRDKAAAGEALTGDPRVDMYHFTGSPQVGQRIYERAAVGIRKVCLELGGKSANIILDDADLAVAIPVSVGMCMANSGEGCALATRMVVHAARYDEVVEAVTAAVAALPWGDPTDPANVVGPIINAAQLARMEGLVDRAVAAGARVTVGGRRGASPTGGRGFWYEPTVVADAHEDSEIAQYEVFGPVLTIVRYDGDDDEAVRVANNSRYGLSSYIQTSDPERAWRLANRMAAGTVNIGPSFYLSPDTPFGGYGISGVGREHGEDGFREYLQAKTIASPAFPAGVGA is encoded by the coding sequence ATGGCGTTGGACGCAGAGCCCGAGGGCCGGCTCTACATCGGCGGGCAGTTCCGCGAGGCCGCGGCCGGCGGGCGGTTCGACGTGCTCAACCCGGCGGACGAGACGCTGGTCGGCACCGCCGCCGACGCTCAGGCCGAGGACGTCGCCGCCGCCGTCGCCGCGGCGCGGCGCGGCGCGGACGAGACGTCCTGGGCCAGCGACCACACCTTGCGTCAGCGGGTGTTACGCCAGCTACAGGAAGGGCTGCGCAAGGAGGCAGCGGCGGCCCGGCGGCTGCAGGTGGCGGAGGCCGGCACCGTGGTCGCCAACATCGGCAACCACATTGACGTCATGACCGAGGACATGACGTTCTTCAACGACCTCATCGGCCGGTTCCCCTGGGAGACCGACGTCGGCGTCCACCAGGGCGTCGGGCTGCCGAGCAACCGCCGGGTCCGCTATGAGCCCTACGGCGTCGTCGGCGCGATCACGCCGTGGAACGCGCCGTTCATGACCGACATCTGGAAGATCCAGCACGCGCTCGCGACCGGGAACACCATCGTGCTCAAGACCGCGCCGGACACGCCGCTCACCGGCGCCCTCATCGCCCAGGTGGCGCATGAGCACACGGAGATCCCGCCCGGCGTGCTCAACGTCATCAGCTCGCGCGACAAGGCGGCCGCCGGTGAGGCGCTCACCGGCGACCCGCGGGTGGACATGTACCACTTCACCGGCTCACCCCAGGTGGGGCAGCGGATCTACGAGCGGGCCGCGGTGGGCATCCGCAAGGTGTGCCTCGAGCTCGGCGGCAAATCGGCGAACATCATCCTCGACGACGCCGACCTCGCCGTGGCGATCCCGGTATCCGTCGGGATGTGCATGGCCAACAGCGGCGAGGGCTGCGCGCTCGCCACCCGGATGGTGGTCCACGCCGCGCGCTACGACGAGGTCGTCGAAGCGGTGACCGCGGCCGTCGCGGCGCTGCCCTGGGGCGACCCCACCGACCCGGCCAACGTCGTCGGCCCGATCATCAACGCCGCGCAGCTCGCCCGGATGGAGGGCCTGGTGGACCGGGCGGTCGCGGCCGGCGCGCGGGTGACCGTCGGCGGGCGGCGCGGCGCGTCGCCGACGGGCGGCAGGGGCTTCTGGTACGAGCCGACGGTCGTCGCTGACGCCCACGAGGACTCCGAGATCGCGCAGTACGAGGTCTTCGGCCCCGTGCTGACGATCGTCCGCTACGACGGCGACGATGACGAGGCCGTCCGCGTCGCGAACAACTCCCGCTACGGCCTGTCGTCCTATATCCAGACGTCCGACCCGGAGCGGGCCTGGCGGCTGGCGAACCGGATGGCCGCCGGCACGGTCAATATCGGGCCGTCGTTCTACCTGTCGCCGGACACCCCGTTCGGGGGGTACGGCATCAGCGGCGTCGGCCGCGAGCACGGCGAGGACGGTTTCCGCGAGTACCTGCAGGCCAAGACCATCGCCAGCCCGGCCTTCCCGGCGGGGGTCGGGGCGTGA
- a CDS encoding enoyl-CoA hydratase/isomerase family protein, whose translation MGDEVLLLDRSGPVWTVTLNRPAELNSFDATLHRAFNDVWREVEDSRDVRTVVLTGAGRAFCAGGNLDDFPLLHADFARRRRTMRDARRVVTEMLDVHVPVVAAVNGPAVGLGCTLSTLCDIVFIADDTYLADPHVAVALVAGDGGAVTWPHHTGLLTAKRYLLTGDRIPAAEAVRLGLATFAVPRERLLDEARAFAERLAALPHQAVQETKALLNQQLRASSVAALGYGLAAESQSHDTAEYLAVPDQFARQKARRKG comes from the coding sequence ATGGGCGACGAGGTGCTGTTGCTGGACCGGTCGGGACCGGTCTGGACCGTCACGCTCAACCGGCCCGCGGAGCTGAACTCCTTTGACGCCACGCTGCACCGCGCCTTCAACGACGTGTGGCGCGAGGTCGAGGACAGCCGGGACGTCCGCACGGTCGTGCTGACCGGCGCCGGCCGGGCGTTCTGCGCCGGCGGGAACCTCGACGACTTCCCGCTGCTGCACGCCGATTTCGCGCGTCGCCGCCGCACGATGCGGGACGCGCGGCGGGTCGTCACCGAGATGCTGGACGTCCACGTCCCGGTGGTCGCCGCCGTCAACGGCCCCGCGGTCGGGCTGGGCTGCACGCTGAGCACGCTGTGCGACATCGTCTTCATCGCGGACGACACCTACCTGGCCGACCCGCACGTCGCCGTCGCGCTGGTGGCGGGCGACGGCGGCGCCGTCACCTGGCCGCACCACACCGGCCTGCTCACCGCGAAGCGCTACCTGCTGACCGGCGACCGCATTCCGGCCGCGGAGGCGGTCCGGCTGGGCCTGGCGACGTTCGCGGTCCCCCGGGAGCGCCTGCTGGACGAGGCACGGGCGTTCGCCGAGCGGCTGGCCGCACTGCCCCACCAGGCGGTGCAGGAGACGAAGGCGCTTCTCAACCAGCAACTGCGCGCCTCCTCGGTCGCGGCCCTGGGCTACGGACTCGCGGCCGAGAGCCAGTCACACGACACCGCCGAGTACCTCGCGGTGCCCGACCAGTTCGCCCGTCAGAAGGCCCGCCGGAAGGGCTGA